In a single window of the Megalobrama amblycephala isolate DHTTF-2021 linkage group LG3, ASM1881202v1, whole genome shotgun sequence genome:
- the si:dkey-28a3.2 gene encoding uncharacterized protein si:dkey-28a3.2 isoform X2 — MKDVTPQKSCLEQVLPCLRRCNPVVDVNQQYNGVTNQQPCPARLSLNVVISQQQSLMMSLLPAKGSTGGARKESRGQESHLPKKKIGNENLGLCMSVVSDEPALQIPKVDNDPSLHNHEISCKLEDTDAPRNSSSSGLSVSECNVTMVSCQKERWFQKTKLNHVLPKFPETSTNSLKGVIGNKRLKSSFTGSSNTDAKTESFCPIGHSVTTTCIELHSKSTHTQKTKTGMSSLNSKQLATSPQSHVSMVLPMHNNQNMPQICLRPLTSAECKVHKEQSLVHSHIAKRRTCAFASKHNTTMAMTEEEMAAKRRENWRIKKREQRAKRAAKLARDREGSLGQGQSSCIMNASSPANSKALRGISFNSANPKCLNQQSFGVKCIASRTQLHVQDTKPNHASLSSGILQPSSSKSKVPQFAHTQKRHCQEPTKKFFLGASKVESPEDRHARQKEYWRIKKREQRARLSTVVKAQLKEQSTLKHCGRRYHNSFNQMCGVQVNRAGAFTSSSDKIGGFIKEDGMVTVSTSKTTSESSLPGSHDYSNVKCVRKVRLQVQVHSPLYSDAQPVTKLISPPCNISKAHHNSLVKSSLAGGAVMGSMTVTIQSEAPTEEERIARLREYWRIKKREQRASRAARLGNGLLRSKVSVLKQREQNKKSNKRDSITSSITKTGAPTPIKEEHINPPIDAVFSIPEITPCISAIDGKPSPCPTLKSHIEPPAAANHHATTLQAVASMKKLLEESVSTPEDSNATKMHVKCENEPLWLTKDDLTSEDAKLNITLQQYDLLEHDVSEDTSLIDFKMSPQTFPFEDTSHHKSHNFCQEAADGSHDFSPVAVQPQCINTQKFSDDGADPKQSCPSQASQKKQLGESDELQRKREYWRLMKRKQRARKANKDAAKDANKTEEERIARLREYWMIKKREQRASQAARLRNGLLRSKVSVLKQREQNKKSNKRESITSSITTTVAPSSAPTHIQEHINPPIHALFSIPEITLCISVKDGKPSPCPSLESHIEPAATNHHATTLQAVASMKKLLEESVCTPEDNNATEMHVKCENEPLLLTKDDLLTSEDAKPNVTLQQNVLLECGVSEDTSLKDIKMSPQAFPFEDTSHHKSHNLCQEAADRSHDFSPVAVQPQCINTQKFSDDGADPKQSCPSQASQKQQHGESDELQRKREYWRLMKRQQRAKKANKDAVLHSLVPQTQTPSTTLLLAMSQDTSACRKIPIQKQTRRCTKPAGPQAQLRDKSRTNKSQIVAKPNPQVDPQEVIRRRRMQWRIKKQKQRARKAANERKLRQAMLPPQGQTSGQNITSFCSTVVQSIKSEDQLDYLAEPCQTALKEESSFAPNDATEGPLSQAEWRNVYLMDSDPVNLLLVCMVCGEQQYSLSVEAAKAHIEEVHPNTISLGELEREGILDAWDKQVAVREHSITHQLQQRCSAPTEFQLPG, encoded by the exons AAAAGGGAGTACTGGAGGAGCAAGAAAAGAGAGCAGAGGGCAAGAAAGTcatctgccaaaaaaaaaaatcggaaaTGAAAATCTGGGGTTGTGCATGTCCGTTGTTAGTGATGAACCTGCCTTGCAGATTCCCAAAGTTGACAATGATCCCTCTTTACATAATCATGAGATTTCATGCAAACTGGAAGATACTGATGCTCCTAGAAACTCTTCCAGCTCAGGTCTATCAGTATCTGAATGTAATGTTACTATGGTGTCATGCCAAAAAGAGAGATGGTTTCAAAAGACTAAGCTCAACCATGTCTTACCTAAATTCCCAGAAACAAGCACAAATTCCCTGAAGGGTGTAATTGGCAATAAAAGATTAAAGTCCTCATTTACAGGGTCATCAAACACAGATGCTAAAACAGAGTCTTTCTGCCCAATAGGCCATTCAGTTACTACAACATGCATCGAGTTGCATTCAAAGAGCACTCAtactcaaaaaacaaaaacaggcaTGTCATCCCTAAATAGCAAGCAATTAGCAACATCTCCGCAAAGCCATGTTTCTATGGTTTTACCAATGCACAACAACCAAAATATGCCTCAGATCTGTCTCAGACCCTTGACCTCTGCAGAATGTAAGGTTCATAAAGAGCAGAGCCTTGTTCACAGTCACATCGCTAAGAGAAGAACATGTGCCTTTGCTTCAAAGCACAACACCACAATGGCTATGACTGAAGAAGAGATGGCTGCTAAGCGTAGAGAGAACTGGCGCATCAAAAAGCGAGAACAGAGAGCAAAGCGTGCTGCAAAGCTGGCTCGGGACCGAGAAGGGAGTCTCGGACAAGGACAGTCTTCCTGTATCATGAATGCTTCATCTCCTGCCAACAGTAAGGCCTTGAGAGGAATCAGCTTCAACTCAGCGAATCCTAAATGCCTCAATCAACAGTCTTTTGGAGTAAAATGTATTGCTTCTCGGACACAACTACATGTCCAGGACACAAAACCAAACCATGCATCCTTATCCTCTGGTATTTTGCAACCATCCTCAAGTAAATCCAAAGTGCCGCAATTTGCACACACTCAAAAGAGACATTGTCAAGAGCCAACAAAGAAGTTTTTCCTCGGTGCTTCCAAAGTCGAGTCTCCTGAGGATCGGCATGCCAGACAGAAGGAGTACTGGCGAATTAAAAAGCGTGAGCAGAGAGCAAGGCTGTCTACAGTGGTCAAAGCACAACTGAAGGAACAAAGCACACTTAAACATTGTGGGAGACGCTACCACAACAGTTTCAATCAGATGTGTGGGGTTCAGGTGAATAGAGCAGGTGCATTTACAAGTTCCTCAGACAAAATTGGTGGTTTTATCAAAGAAGATGGCATGGTGACGGTCTCCACTTCGAAGACGACATCTGAGTCTTCTCTACCTGGAAGTCACGACTATTCCAATGTGAAATGTGTCAGAAAGGTAAGACTCCAGGTTCAAGTACATTCGCCCCTATATTCAGATGCTCAACCAGTCACAAAGCTCATTTCTCCTCCATGCAACATTTCCAAGGCTCACCATAACTCTCTGGTAAAGTCTAGCTTAGCCGGAGGTGCAGTTATGGGCAGTATGACAGTCACCATCCAGTCCGAAGCCCCAACAGAGGAAGAAAGGATCGCCCGTTTAAGGGAGTACTGGAGGATAAAGAAACGAGAGCAAAGGGCTAGTCGGGCTGCCCGGCTCGGGAATGGTCTGCTTAGGTCAAAAGTTTCAGTTTTAAAGCAGAGAGAGCAAAACAAGAAGTCAAATAAAAGGGACAGTATTACTTCATCCATTACTAAAACAGGTGCCCCAACCCCTATTAAAGAAGAACACATCAATCCTCCTATAGATGCTGTATTTTCCATCCCAGAAATTACTCCCTGCATCAGTGCCATAGATGGCAAACCTTCACCCTGTCCAACCTTAAAGTCACACATTGAACCTCCAGCAGCTGCGAACCATCATGCCACCACTCTTCAAGCTGTGGCCTCCATGAAAAAGCTCCTGGAGGAATCAGTTTCCACACCAGAAGACAGTAACGCCACCAAAATGCATGTTAAGTGTGAAAATGAGCCTCTTTGGCTAACTAAAGATGACCTTACATCTGAAGATGCAAAGCTAAATATTACTTTACAACAATACGACTTATTAGAGCATGATGTCTCAGAGGATACAAGCCTTATAGATTTCAAAATGAGTCCTCAAACATTTCCTTTTGAAGACACTAGCCATCATAAGTCTCATAACTTCTGTCAAGAGGCTGCAGATGGAAGTCATGACTTTTCTCCAGTGGCTGTGCAACCTCAGTGCATAAACACCCAGAAGTTCAGTGATGATGGAGCAGATCCCAAGCAGTCCTGCCCTTCACAGGCCTCGCAAAAGAAACAGCTTGGTGAGAGCGATGAGCTTCAACGAAAGAGAGAGTATTGGAGGTTAATGAAGAGAAAACAGCGGGCCAGAAAAGCCAACAAAGATGCAGCCAAAGATGCAAATAAGACAGAGGAAGAAAGGATCGCCCGTTTGAGGGAGTACTGGATGATTAAGAAACGAGAGCAAAGGGCTAGTCAGGCTGCCCGGCTCAGGAATGGTCTGCTTAGGTCGAAAGTTTCAGTGTTAAAGCAGAGAGAGCAAAACAAGAAGTCAAACAAAAGAGAAAGTATTACTTCATCCATTACCACAACAGTTGCCCCATCGAGTGCCCCAACCCATATACAAGAACACATCAATCCTCCTATACATGCTTTATTTTCCATCCCAGAAATTACTCTTTGCATTAGTGTTAAAGATGGCAAACCTTCACCCTGTCCATCTTTAGAATCACACATTGAACCAGCAGCTACGAACCATCATGCCACCACTCTTCAGGCTGTGGCCTCCATGAAGAAGCTTCTGGAGGAATCAGTTTGCACACCCGAAGACAATAATGCCACTGAAATGCATGTTAAGTGTGAAAATGAGCCTCTTCTGTTAACTAAAGATGACCTCCTTACATCTGAAGATGCAAAGCCAAATGTTACCTTACAACAAAATGTCTTGTTAGAGTGTGGTGTCTCAGAGGATACAAGCCTTAAAGATATCAAAATGAGTCCTCAAGCATTTCCCTTTGAAGACACTAGCCATCATAAGTCTCATAACCTCTGTCAAGAGGCTGCAGATAGAAGTCATGACTTTTCTCCAGTGGCTGTGCAACCTCAGTGCATAAACACCCAGAAGTTCAGTGATGATGGAGCAGATCCCAAGCAGTCCTGCCCTTCACAGGCCTCGCAAAAGCAGCAGCATGGTGAGAGCGATGAGCTTCAACGAAAGAGAGAATATTGGAGGTTAATGAAGAGACAACAGCGGGCCAAAAAAGCCAACaaagatgctgttcttcacagTCTGGTTCCACAG ACTCAGACACCCAGCACAACTCTCCTGCTAGCCATGTCCCAGGACACTTCCGCATGCAGAAAGATCCCCATTCAGAAGCAAACAAGAAGGTGCACCAAACCTGCAGGTCCACAGGCACAGCTGAGAGATAAATCAAGAACTAACAAAAGCCAGATTGTGGCCAAGCCAAATCCACAAGTTGATCCACAGGAGGTTATACGTAGAAGACGCATGCAATGGAGGATCAAGAAACAGAAGCAGAGAGCTAGAAAGGCAGCAAATGAGAGAAAGCTACGCCAGGCGATGCTCCCTCCACAAGGCCAGACTTCG GGTCAGAACATCACCAGTTTCTGCTCAACAGTTGTTCAGAG CATAAAATCAGAAGACCAACTGGACTACTTAGCTGAGCCATGTCAAACTGCactcaaag AGGAGTCAAGCTTTGCACCAAATGATGCAACGGAGGGGCCGTTGTCACAGGCCGAGTGGAGAAACGTCTACCTCATGGACTCTGATCCTGTCAACCTGTTGTTGGTGTGTATGGTTTGTGGAGAGCAGCAGTACTCCCTCAGTGTGGAAGCGGCGAAGGCTCACATTGAGGAGGTTCATCCTAATACAATATCGTTGGGAGAACTTGAACGTGAAGGCATTCTTGATGCCTGGGATAAACAGGTGGCCGTCCGCGAGCACTCCATCACCCACCAGCTTCAACAGCGATGCAGCGCTCCTACAG AGTTTCAACTGCcaggttaa
- the ecsit gene encoding evolutionarily conserved signaling intermediate in Toll pathway, mitochondrial, with the protein MNAPRHLFRIQCIGCVSRFLGTPVQHVILTGGAHLQTPGSQHSNGQFLRPFHCSAVCSTSRPNQTEFEKAVEHQTQHKDKTLVTHDDLFERAARDSKTKADFNRVVDVFNKADIRRRGHVEFIYAALKKMPEFGVERDITVYNKLLDVFPKEVFVPQNFIQRMFNHYPRQQECGVQLLEQMENYGIMPNVETKVLLAQIFGEKSHPMRKFQRIMYWFPKFKHANPFPIPHVLPSDPVELARFSLTRIADDLDAKVTVYQYPSTDITETGEEVTRPHIIGIQSPDQRSLLAKHNPCRPVYVEGPFPLWLRKTCVHYFLLRADPIPPEEKVEEEFDPEMIGPEQSLFYPQRVELDLERDFGDDESFYVDDVEEGPVYAMCMAGQGDQATLSQWISGLQETCPILGQIPTVFRLESGPRELQTSSDAQQTPEQEVEIDQIIEEEPQRSQGVNQ; encoded by the exons ATGAATGCTCCTCGTCATCTGTTTCGGATCCAGTGCATTGGGTGTGTTTCAAGGTTTTTGGGGACACCTGTACAACATGTGATCCTGACTGGTGGGGCACATCTGCAAACCCCTGGATCACAGCACAGCAATGGCCAG TTTTTAAGGCCATTCCATTGCAGTGCAGTTTGTTCCACGAGTCGTCCAAACCAGACAGAGTTTGAAAAGGCAGTTGAACATCAGACGCAGCATAAAGACAAAACTTTGGTCACACACGATGATTTATTTGAGCGAGCTGCTAGAGACTCAAAGACCAAGGCTGATTTTAACAGGGTCGTGGATGTTTTCAACAAGGCGGACATTCGGCGACGAGGACACGTGGAGTTTATTTATGCTGCCCTGAAGAAGATGCCGGAATTCGGAGTAGAACGAGACATTACTGTTTACAACAAACTCCTAGATGTGTTTCCGAAAGAGGTGTTTGTGCCACAGAACTTCATACAGAGGATGTTCAACCACTACCCGCGACAGCAAGAGTGTGGAGTACAGCTGCTGGAGCAGATGGAGAACtatg GTATCATGCCCAATGTAGAGACCAAGGTTTTATTGGCTCAGATATTCGGGGAAAAGAGCCATCCCATGAGGAAGTTCCAGCGTATCATGTACTGGTTTCCCAAATTCAAGCACGCAAACCCCTTCCCCATCCCACATGTACTCCCAAGCGACCCAGTAGAACTCGCTCGATTCAGTCTTACCCGGATTGCCGATGACCTGGATGCTAAAGTAACAGTCTATCAG TATCCATCAACAGACATCACAGAGACAGGAGAAGAAGTTACACGTCCCCATATTATAG GTATTCAGAGTCCAGACCAGCGCTCTCTTCTGGCCAAACACAATCCCTGCAGGCCTGTGTATGTGGAAGGCCCATTTCCACTGTGGCTCAGGAAGACTTGTGTTCATTATTTTCTACTTAGGGCAGACCCTATACCGCCTGAGGAAAAG GTTGAGGAAGAATTTGACCCTGAGATGATTGGTCCGGAACAGAGTCTCTTCTACCCTCAGCGAGTGGAACTCGACCTGGAAAGAGACTTTGGTGATGATGAGAGTTTCTATGTGGATGATG TGGAAGAGGGGCCGGTTTACGCCATGTGTATGGCCGGTCAGGGTGACCAAGCCACTCTGTCTCAGTGGATTTCTGGTCTACAGGAGACCTGCCCCATATTGGGCCAGATCCCCACAGTGTTCCGTTTGGAATCTGGACCTAGAGAACTGCAAACCTCGTCGGATGCTCAGCAAACCCCTGAGCAGGAGGTTGAAATAGATCAAATTATTGAAGAGGAACCACAACGCTCTCAAGGAGTGAACCAGTGA
- the si:dkey-28a3.2 gene encoding uncharacterized protein si:dkey-28a3.2 isoform X1, which translates to MKDVTPQKSCLEQVLPCLRRCNPVVDVNQQYNGVTNQQPCPARLSLNVVISQQQSLMMSLLPAKGSTGGARKESRGQESHLPKKKIGNENLGLCMSVVSDEPALQIPKVDNDPSLHNHEISCKLEDTDAPRNSSSSGLSVSECNVTMVSCQKERWFQKTKLNHVLPKFPETSTNSLKGVIGNKRLKSSFTGSSNTDAKTESFCPIGHSVTTTCIELHSKSTHTQKTKTGMSSLNSKQLATSPQSHVSMVLPMHNNQNMPQICLRPLTSAECKVHKEQSLVHSHIAKRRTCAFASKHNTTMAMTEEEMAAKRRENWRIKKREQRAKRAAKLARDREGSLGQGQSSCIMNASSPANSKALRGISFNSANPKCLNQQSFGVKCIASRTQLHVQDTKPNHASLSSGILQPSSSKSKVPQFAHTQKRHCQEPTKKFFLGASKVESPEDRHARQKEYWRIKKREQRARLSTVVKAQLKEQSTLKHCGRRYHNSFNQMCGVQVNRAGAFTSSSDKIGGFIKEDGMVTVSTSKTTSESSLPGSHDYSNVKCVRKVRLQVQVHSPLYSDAQPVTKLISPPCNISKAHHNSLVKSSLAGGAVMGSMTVTIQSEAPTEEERIARLREYWRIKKREQRASRAARLGNGLLRSKVSVLKQREQNKKSNKRDSITSSITKTGAPTPIKEEHINPPIDAVFSIPEITPCISAIDGKPSPCPTLKSHIEPPAAANHHATTLQAVASMKKLLEESVSTPEDSNATKMHVKCENEPLWLTKDDLTSEDAKLNITLQQYDLLEHDVSEDTSLIDFKMSPQTFPFEDTSHHKSHNFCQEAADGSHDFSPVAVQPQCINTQKFSDDGADPKQSCPSQASQKKQLGESDELQRKREYWRLMKRKQRARKANKDAAKDANKTEEERIARLREYWMIKKREQRASQAARLRNGLLRSKVSVLKQREQNKKSNKRESITSSITTTVAPSSAPTHIQEHINPPIHALFSIPEITLCISVKDGKPSPCPSLESHIEPAATNHHATTLQAVASMKKLLEESVCTPEDNNATEMHVKCENEPLLLTKDDLLTSEDAKPNVTLQQNVLLECGVSEDTSLKDIKMSPQAFPFEDTSHHKSHNLCQEAADRSHDFSPVAVQPQCINTQKFSDDGADPKQSCPSQASQKQQHGESDELQRKREYWRLMKRQQRAKKANKDAVLHSLVPQTQTPSTTLLLAMSQDTSACRKIPIQKQTRRCTKPAGPQAQLRDKSRTNKSQIVAKPNPQVDPQEVIRRRRMQWRIKKQKQRARKAANERKLRQAMLPPQGQTSGQNITSFCSTVVQSIKSEDQLDYLAEPCQTALKEESSFAPNDATEGPLSQAEWRNVYLMDSDPVNLLLVCMVCGEQQYSLSVEAAKAHIEEVHPNTISLGELEREGILDAWDKQVAVREHSITHQLQQRCSAPTGNGNSTFSLA; encoded by the exons AAAAGGGAGTACTGGAGGAGCAAGAAAAGAGAGCAGAGGGCAAGAAAGTcatctgccaaaaaaaaaaatcggaaaTGAAAATCTGGGGTTGTGCATGTCCGTTGTTAGTGATGAACCTGCCTTGCAGATTCCCAAAGTTGACAATGATCCCTCTTTACATAATCATGAGATTTCATGCAAACTGGAAGATACTGATGCTCCTAGAAACTCTTCCAGCTCAGGTCTATCAGTATCTGAATGTAATGTTACTATGGTGTCATGCCAAAAAGAGAGATGGTTTCAAAAGACTAAGCTCAACCATGTCTTACCTAAATTCCCAGAAACAAGCACAAATTCCCTGAAGGGTGTAATTGGCAATAAAAGATTAAAGTCCTCATTTACAGGGTCATCAAACACAGATGCTAAAACAGAGTCTTTCTGCCCAATAGGCCATTCAGTTACTACAACATGCATCGAGTTGCATTCAAAGAGCACTCAtactcaaaaaacaaaaacaggcaTGTCATCCCTAAATAGCAAGCAATTAGCAACATCTCCGCAAAGCCATGTTTCTATGGTTTTACCAATGCACAACAACCAAAATATGCCTCAGATCTGTCTCAGACCCTTGACCTCTGCAGAATGTAAGGTTCATAAAGAGCAGAGCCTTGTTCACAGTCACATCGCTAAGAGAAGAACATGTGCCTTTGCTTCAAAGCACAACACCACAATGGCTATGACTGAAGAAGAGATGGCTGCTAAGCGTAGAGAGAACTGGCGCATCAAAAAGCGAGAACAGAGAGCAAAGCGTGCTGCAAAGCTGGCTCGGGACCGAGAAGGGAGTCTCGGACAAGGACAGTCTTCCTGTATCATGAATGCTTCATCTCCTGCCAACAGTAAGGCCTTGAGAGGAATCAGCTTCAACTCAGCGAATCCTAAATGCCTCAATCAACAGTCTTTTGGAGTAAAATGTATTGCTTCTCGGACACAACTACATGTCCAGGACACAAAACCAAACCATGCATCCTTATCCTCTGGTATTTTGCAACCATCCTCAAGTAAATCCAAAGTGCCGCAATTTGCACACACTCAAAAGAGACATTGTCAAGAGCCAACAAAGAAGTTTTTCCTCGGTGCTTCCAAAGTCGAGTCTCCTGAGGATCGGCATGCCAGACAGAAGGAGTACTGGCGAATTAAAAAGCGTGAGCAGAGAGCAAGGCTGTCTACAGTGGTCAAAGCACAACTGAAGGAACAAAGCACACTTAAACATTGTGGGAGACGCTACCACAACAGTTTCAATCAGATGTGTGGGGTTCAGGTGAATAGAGCAGGTGCATTTACAAGTTCCTCAGACAAAATTGGTGGTTTTATCAAAGAAGATGGCATGGTGACGGTCTCCACTTCGAAGACGACATCTGAGTCTTCTCTACCTGGAAGTCACGACTATTCCAATGTGAAATGTGTCAGAAAGGTAAGACTCCAGGTTCAAGTACATTCGCCCCTATATTCAGATGCTCAACCAGTCACAAAGCTCATTTCTCCTCCATGCAACATTTCCAAGGCTCACCATAACTCTCTGGTAAAGTCTAGCTTAGCCGGAGGTGCAGTTATGGGCAGTATGACAGTCACCATCCAGTCCGAAGCCCCAACAGAGGAAGAAAGGATCGCCCGTTTAAGGGAGTACTGGAGGATAAAGAAACGAGAGCAAAGGGCTAGTCGGGCTGCCCGGCTCGGGAATGGTCTGCTTAGGTCAAAAGTTTCAGTTTTAAAGCAGAGAGAGCAAAACAAGAAGTCAAATAAAAGGGACAGTATTACTTCATCCATTACTAAAACAGGTGCCCCAACCCCTATTAAAGAAGAACACATCAATCCTCCTATAGATGCTGTATTTTCCATCCCAGAAATTACTCCCTGCATCAGTGCCATAGATGGCAAACCTTCACCCTGTCCAACCTTAAAGTCACACATTGAACCTCCAGCAGCTGCGAACCATCATGCCACCACTCTTCAAGCTGTGGCCTCCATGAAAAAGCTCCTGGAGGAATCAGTTTCCACACCAGAAGACAGTAACGCCACCAAAATGCATGTTAAGTGTGAAAATGAGCCTCTTTGGCTAACTAAAGATGACCTTACATCTGAAGATGCAAAGCTAAATATTACTTTACAACAATACGACTTATTAGAGCATGATGTCTCAGAGGATACAAGCCTTATAGATTTCAAAATGAGTCCTCAAACATTTCCTTTTGAAGACACTAGCCATCATAAGTCTCATAACTTCTGTCAAGAGGCTGCAGATGGAAGTCATGACTTTTCTCCAGTGGCTGTGCAACCTCAGTGCATAAACACCCAGAAGTTCAGTGATGATGGAGCAGATCCCAAGCAGTCCTGCCCTTCACAGGCCTCGCAAAAGAAACAGCTTGGTGAGAGCGATGAGCTTCAACGAAAGAGAGAGTATTGGAGGTTAATGAAGAGAAAACAGCGGGCCAGAAAAGCCAACAAAGATGCAGCCAAAGATGCAAATAAGACAGAGGAAGAAAGGATCGCCCGTTTGAGGGAGTACTGGATGATTAAGAAACGAGAGCAAAGGGCTAGTCAGGCTGCCCGGCTCAGGAATGGTCTGCTTAGGTCGAAAGTTTCAGTGTTAAAGCAGAGAGAGCAAAACAAGAAGTCAAACAAAAGAGAAAGTATTACTTCATCCATTACCACAACAGTTGCCCCATCGAGTGCCCCAACCCATATACAAGAACACATCAATCCTCCTATACATGCTTTATTTTCCATCCCAGAAATTACTCTTTGCATTAGTGTTAAAGATGGCAAACCTTCACCCTGTCCATCTTTAGAATCACACATTGAACCAGCAGCTACGAACCATCATGCCACCACTCTTCAGGCTGTGGCCTCCATGAAGAAGCTTCTGGAGGAATCAGTTTGCACACCCGAAGACAATAATGCCACTGAAATGCATGTTAAGTGTGAAAATGAGCCTCTTCTGTTAACTAAAGATGACCTCCTTACATCTGAAGATGCAAAGCCAAATGTTACCTTACAACAAAATGTCTTGTTAGAGTGTGGTGTCTCAGAGGATACAAGCCTTAAAGATATCAAAATGAGTCCTCAAGCATTTCCCTTTGAAGACACTAGCCATCATAAGTCTCATAACCTCTGTCAAGAGGCTGCAGATAGAAGTCATGACTTTTCTCCAGTGGCTGTGCAACCTCAGTGCATAAACACCCAGAAGTTCAGTGATGATGGAGCAGATCCCAAGCAGTCCTGCCCTTCACAGGCCTCGCAAAAGCAGCAGCATGGTGAGAGCGATGAGCTTCAACGAAAGAGAGAATATTGGAGGTTAATGAAGAGACAACAGCGGGCCAAAAAAGCCAACaaagatgctgttcttcacagTCTGGTTCCACAG ACTCAGACACCCAGCACAACTCTCCTGCTAGCCATGTCCCAGGACACTTCCGCATGCAGAAAGATCCCCATTCAGAAGCAAACAAGAAGGTGCACCAAACCTGCAGGTCCACAGGCACAGCTGAGAGATAAATCAAGAACTAACAAAAGCCAGATTGTGGCCAAGCCAAATCCACAAGTTGATCCACAGGAGGTTATACGTAGAAGACGCATGCAATGGAGGATCAAGAAACAGAAGCAGAGAGCTAGAAAGGCAGCAAATGAGAGAAAGCTACGCCAGGCGATGCTCCCTCCACAAGGCCAGACTTCG GGTCAGAACATCACCAGTTTCTGCTCAACAGTTGTTCAGAG CATAAAATCAGAAGACCAACTGGACTACTTAGCTGAGCCATGTCAAACTGCactcaaag AGGAGTCAAGCTTTGCACCAAATGATGCAACGGAGGGGCCGTTGTCACAGGCCGAGTGGAGAAACGTCTACCTCATGGACTCTGATCCTGTCAACCTGTTGTTGGTGTGTATGGTTTGTGGAGAGCAGCAGTACTCCCTCAGTGTGGAAGCGGCGAAGGCTCACATTGAGGAGGTTCATCCTAATACAATATCGTTGGGAGAACTTGAACGTGAAGGCATTCTTGATGCCTGGGATAAACAGGTGGCCGTCCGCGAGCACTCCATCACCCACCAGCTTCAACAGCGATGCAGCGCTCCTACAGGTAACGGAAATTCTACATTCAGTCTGGCTTAG